The Armatimonadota bacterium genome contains the following window.
GTGAGCACCTGGCTCTCCGGGCAGAGCGTCTCCCTGGGGGTGACCACGCTCCCGGCGCTGCGCCTGGCTGGCTTCGTCTTCGGCGTCCTGACCACGGTGCTGTTCATGATCTTCCTCTACGGCACCCGCCTGGGCGTCTCCATCCGGGCCACCGCCCAGGACCGGGAGACGGCGGCGCTCCTGGGGGTGGACGTGCGGCGGGTCGGTGCTCTGGTCTACGCCACCTACGCGGGCCTGACCGGGATGACCGGCGTGCTCATCGGAGCGCTCTTCTCCATCCACGCGGCCATGGGGGCAAAGTACGTCATCTTCGCCTTCTTCGTGGTGGTGCTGGCCGGAATGGGGTATGTCCCCGGCGTGATCGTGGCCGGCCTCCTCCTGGGTCTGATTCAGTCCTTCGTCGGCGTCTACATCAGCGGCCGCTACACTCTCTTTGCCCTCTTCCTCCTCATGTACCTGAGCCTGCTGGTGGCGCCGCGGGGCATCCTCCGCCGCGGGTTGTGACGTGACCACGCCAGCCGTCGAGGTCCGCTCACCTGCCCGCAGCGCCGCTCCCC
Protein-coding sequences here:
- a CDS encoding branched-chain amino acid ABC transporter permease, encoding MELFLQTLIDGALIGGLIIVVGVGFSLCFGVMHIVDFAVGEWVMLGAYAAYWLVRYLGQDPMVYLPLIFALFFAAGWLVYPLIYRAVSGRRHHPALMGLVFTFGLSTLAKGGALSAWGYHVRSVSTWLSGQSVSLGVTTLPALRLAGFVFGVLTTVLFMIFLYGTRLGVSIRATAQDRETAALLGVDVRRVGALVYATYAGLTGMTGVLIGALFSIHAAMGAKYVIFAFFVVVLAGMGYVPGVIVAGLLLGLIQSFVGVYISGRYTLFALFLLMYLSLLVAPRGILRRGL